Proteins found in one Acidobacteriota bacterium genomic segment:
- a CDS encoding aspartate carbamoyltransferase catalytic subunit codes for MPLKRKDLLGIKELSPEEISLILDTAKAFKEISTREVKKVPALRGKTVVTLFLEPSTRTRTSFEIASKRLSADTLNIAAASSSILKGETLVDTAKNLEAMYPDIIILRHSAPGAPHLLAKICRASIVNAGDGANEHPTQALLDAFTIREKKGKLSGLRVAIIGDISHSRVARSNIHLLTKMGAEVVVAGPPTYIPPEIEKLGVKVHIKIEEAVRGCDVIMMLRVQLERQDKSFIPSLAEYSRLFQLTPERVKLAKKDVIIMHPGPINRGVELSAEVADGSYSVILEQVTNGVAVRMAILYLLSGGRYEEVAH; via the coding sequence AAGCTTGATCCTTGATACCGCTAAGGCTTTCAAGGAGATATCCACCAGGGAGGTGAAGAAGGTTCCTGCCCTCCGAGGGAAGACGGTGGTAACCCTCTTCTTAGAGCCAAGCACGAGGACGAGAACTTCATTCGAGATCGCAAGCAAGAGGTTGAGCGCCGACACCCTGAATATAGCGGCAGCGAGTTCCAGCATCCTCAAGGGAGAGACCCTGGTGGATACGGCGAAGAACCTGGAGGCGATGTATCCCGATATCATAATCCTCCGCCATTCCGCCCCAGGAGCACCGCATCTCCTCGCTAAGATATGTCGTGCTTCGATCGTAAATGCCGGAGATGGGGCGAACGAGCATCCAACCCAGGCACTGCTCGATGCCTTCACTATCAGGGAAAAGAAGGGGAAGCTCTCCGGGTTGAGAGTGGCGATAATTGGGGATATCTCTCATAGCCGGGTGGCGAGGTCCAACATCCATCTTCTCACCAAAATGGGAGCAGAGGTGGTGGTCGCTGGTCCCCCCACCTATATCCCCCCGGAGATCGAAAAGCTGGGAGTAAAAGTACACATCAAAATCGAGGAGGCGGTGAGAGGGTGCGATGTGATAATGATGCTCCGGGTTCAGCTTGAGAGACAGGATAAATCGTTCATCCCATCGCTTGCTGAATACAGCCGGCTGTTCCAGCTCACTCCAGAACGGGTAAAGCTGGCAAAAAAGGATGTCATCATAATGCATCCGGGACCCATAAACAGAGGGGTAGAGCTCTCAGCCGAGGTTGCCGATGGCTCTTATTCGGTGATCTTGGAACAGGTCACCAATGGCGTTGCTGTAAGGATGGCCATCCTTTATCTACTAAGTGGAGGGAGATATGAGGAAGTTGCTCATTAA
- a CDS encoding dihydroorotase: protein MRKLLIKNGRVIDPANRIDETLDILIENGKVKEIKAKIEGGAEVIDASGLIVAPGFIDMHVHLREPGQEEKETIKTGTEAAAHGGFTSVACMPNTDPVNDSGAVTDFIIKKAKEEGVVNVYPIGAATKGSQGEEIAEIGEMRERGIVAVSDDGNPIKSARMMRRVLEYTKMFDIAVIDHCEDLDITGKGVMHEGYYSTLIGLTGIPAPSEEVMVARDIILADYTKGKLHIAHLSTRGSLELVREAKKKGIKVTCEVTPHHFTLTDEAVTSFDTNTKMKPPLRSKEDVSALIEGIREGVIDAIASDHAPHTADEKNVEYNLAPFGIVGLETAVSLALDRLVHREKIPLNRIIEMFTINPAKILGIDKGTLSIGADADITILDLTKTVEVDPDKFKSKSRNTPFAGFRLRGAPVMSIVRGKVVFNELKH, encoded by the coding sequence ATGAGGAAGTTGCTCATTAAAAACGGCAGGGTTATAGATCCCGCCAACAGGATAGACGAAACCCTGGACATCCTCATTGAAAACGGAAAGGTCAAAGAGATCAAAGCAAAGATAGAAGGAGGAGCTGAGGTTATCGATGCATCCGGGCTGATCGTTGCCCCCGGGTTCATCGATATGCATGTCCATCTTCGCGAACCGGGGCAGGAGGAGAAGGAGACGATAAAGACGGGAACCGAGGCGGCAGCTCACGGTGGTTTCACCTCCGTCGCCTGTATGCCGAACACCGATCCAGTAAACGACTCTGGGGCGGTAACCGACTTCATAATAAAGAAGGCAAAAGAGGAGGGAGTGGTTAATGTCTATCCCATCGGTGCTGCTACCAAAGGTTCTCAGGGGGAGGAGATTGCCGAGATCGGCGAGATGAGGGAGCGAGGTATTGTCGCTGTCTCTGACGACGGTAATCCCATCAAGAGCGCCCGGATGATGCGTCGTGTCCTTGAATACACCAAGATGTTCGACATCGCGGTGATCGATCACTGTGAAGACCTGGACATCACGGGAAAAGGGGTAATGCATGAGGGATACTACTCAACTCTCATTGGACTCACCGGCATCCCTGCTCCTTCTGAGGAAGTGATGGTGGCACGGGACATCATCCTGGCTGACTATACCAAGGGGAAGCTCCATATCGCTCATCTGAGCACCCGGGGAAGCCTGGAGTTGGTGAGGGAAGCAAAAAAGAAAGGGATAAAGGTAACCTGCGAGGTCACCCCGCATCATTTCACCCTTACCGATGAAGCGGTTACCTCATTCGACACCAACACCAAGATGAAACCACCGCTTAGAAGTAAGGAAGATGTCTCAGCTCTAATCGAAGGGATAAGGGAAGGGGTTATCGACGCCATTGCTTCGGACCACGCCCCCCATACTGCTGATGAGAAGAATGTGGAGTACAATCTCGCTCCTTTTGGCATCGTCGGTTTAGAGACCGCGGTCTCCCTGGCGCTCGACAGGCTCGTCCACCGGGAGAAGATACCCCTAAATCGGATAATCGAGATGTTCACCATAAATCCAGCAAAGATCCTTGGAATAGACAAGGGAACCCTTTCCATCGGGGCAGATGCGGATATCACCATCCTCGATCTCACCAAAACGGTGGAGGTTGATCCCGACAAGTTCAAATCGAAGAGCAGAAACACCCCCTTTGCCGGCTTCCGCCTCAGGGGAGCACCGGTGATGAGCATCGTCCGGGGGAAAGTGGTCTTTAACGAACTTAAGCATTAA
- a CDS encoding glycosyltransferase family 2 protein, giving the protein MGNREKLSVVIITKDEEENIEEALSSVSFADEIVVVDALSSDRTVEIARRFTDKVFLREWKGYVEQKNFALAKARFPWVLSLDADERVTPELAREIEEVLSARDKADGYFIPRRVFYLGRWIRYGGWYPDYQLRLARREKARFVGGSVHEVMRVEGKTERLSSFLLHFTYKDITEHIERMNLYTSLVAFDRKKEGRRPSLLKLIFSPPLSFIKGYIIKLGFLDGIPGFIIAFLSSCYTFLKEAKLFELYRSEKD; this is encoded by the coding sequence ATGGGAAATAGAGAGAAGCTCTCCGTCGTAATCATCACCAAGGATGAGGAGGAGAATATCGAGGAAGCCCTTTCCTCGGTATCCTTTGCTGACGAGATCGTAGTGGTAGATGCTTTATCCTCCGATCGGACGGTGGAGATAGCGAGGAGGTTCACCGATAAGGTTTTCCTTCGGGAGTGGAAGGGTTATGTCGAGCAAAAGAACTTTGCCCTGGCTAAGGCGCGTTTCCCCTGGGTTCTTTCTCTCGATGCCGATGAAAGGGTGACGCCAGAGCTTGCCCGGGAGATAGAGGAGGTCCTTTCGGCAAGGGATAAAGCGGATGGCTATTTCATACCGCGGAGGGTGTTTTATCTCGGCAGATGGATAAGATATGGGGGTTGGTATCCCGATTACCAGCTTCGATTGGCGAGGAGGGAGAAAGCTCGGTTCGTTGGTGGCTCGGTACATGAGGTGATGAGGGTTGAAGGAAAGACCGAGCGTCTTTCTTCATTTCTTCTCCATTTCACCTACAAGGACATAACCGAGCACATCGAGCGGATGAACCTCTATACCAGCCTCGTCGCCTTCGATAGAAAAAAGGAGGGAAGAAGACCGAGCTTGCTTAAACTCATCTTCTCCCCTCCACTTTCCTTCATCAAAGGTTATATCATTAAGCTCGGTTTCCTCGATGGCATTCCCGGTTTTATCATTGCCTTCCTTTCCTCCTGCTACACCTTCTTGAAGGAAGCGAAGCTCTTTGAGCTTTACCGCTCAGAGAAGGATTAA
- a CDS encoding glycosyltransferase, protein MAQAIRVLHIDTEREWGGGEEQLVLTVLGLAERGFDNLIVAQPNSPLSFRAQEEGIPLYETRMRGEFDLAASLRIAGLVRKGKVAIIHAHTAHAAFIGFIAKKLSPDAKLIVHRRVALPIRFRFKYRSADMVVAISKPVSLVLREAGVPEERIRIIPDGIPFDFNIDLNNLSFLLDRLKVRGCYPIIGSIGRLSPLKGFRYLIEAAEEVVRNYPDAKFLIAGEGKGRGELEALVRRKGLTHSVRFLGFISNIYEFLSLVDIFVLPSLSEGLNTSLLKAMALGKPIIATRVGGVVDVITDGKEGVLIPPKDSSAIAKAVLALLSSKERAKEMGFEGRERAREFSIEKTIDETARLYYELMGDGK, encoded by the coding sequence ATGGCTCAAGCAATAAGGGTGCTCCACATAGATACGGAGAGGGAGTGGGGAGGAGGGGAGGAGCAACTTGTTCTTACCGTTTTGGGATTAGCGGAGCGAGGGTTCGATAACCTGATCGTAGCCCAGCCCAACTCTCCGCTTTCCTTCCGGGCACAGGAGGAGGGAATCCCCCTTTATGAGACCAGGATGAGGGGGGAGTTCGATTTGGCTGCTTCCCTCCGCATTGCCGGATTGGTGAGGAAGGGGAAGGTAGCGATCATCCACGCCCATACTGCCCATGCCGCCTTTATTGGTTTTATTGCTAAGAAGCTTTCTCCCGATGCAAAGCTTATCGTCCACCGCCGGGTAGCTCTTCCCATAAGGTTTCGCTTTAAGTATCGTTCTGCCGATATGGTTGTCGCCATCTCAAAACCGGTATCCCTTGTCCTGAGGGAAGCAGGTGTTCCGGAGGAAAGGATAAGGATAATCCCTGACGGTATCCCCTTTGATTTCAATATCGACCTGAACAACCTTTCTTTTCTCCTCGATAGGCTGAAGGTACGGGGGTGTTATCCCATAATAGGATCTATAGGGAGGCTCTCACCGCTCAAGGGATTTCGTTACCTCATCGAGGCAGCGGAGGAGGTGGTTCGTAATTACCCCGATGCCAAATTCCTCATCGCGGGTGAAGGTAAAGGGAGAGGGGAACTCGAGGCACTGGTAAGGAGAAAAGGGCTTACCCATTCAGTTAGGTTTTTAGGGTTTATCTCCAATATCTATGAATTCCTCTCCCTGGTCGATATATTCGTTCTTCCCTCTCTTTCCGAGGGTCTAAATACCTCGCTCCTCAAGGCGATGGCTTTAGGAAAACCAATTATCGCCACCCGGGTCGGTGGAGTGGTGGATGTGATCACTGACGGTAAGGAGGGGGTTCTTATTCCTCCAAAAGATAGTTCCGCTATCGCTAAAGCTGTATTGGCACTTCTTTCGTCGAAGGAACGGGCTAAGGAGATGGGGTTTGAGGGGAGGGAGAGGGCGAGGGAGTTTTCCATCGAAAAAACAATAGATGAAACCGCCCGCCTTTATTATGAGTTGATGGGAGATGGGAAATAG
- a CDS encoding glycosyltransferase family 4 protein: protein MNILYGAKSSLGAGVQQQTFSLIRELNRRGHNAFLITEPGSEFEERAWRNKTPILRNSEGRGVPLSPKKLAKAVSEEGIEVVHLIGSSLLKVFLKLKERFSSPPRLLLSQWVHIGGEEQKLFQLMNKGVIDQIVVPTRWLRNAFIASGFAPTSVSLVPPGVDLIRFDYKIPPYKFYEEFNLPPEMILIGCFNAIEDGKGHDVLIDAAPKVIEKVPETVFIIAGEGKRKEKIERRVAKEGLEEKFIFTGFREDLPHILSAINLLVMPATSGVSPSSVLEAMAMAKPVVATQLPGITEVVADGGSGILVPPGDADALSDAILSLVKRKNKLKSFGKRGRKIVEENFDMKLIAKEMERVYAKLVEEGK from the coding sequence ATGAACATCCTTTATGGGGCAAAGAGTTCCCTCGGTGCCGGGGTGCAACAGCAGACATTTAGTCTGATAAGGGAGCTCAATCGAAGAGGGCATAATGCCTTTTTAATAACCGAGCCGGGAAGCGAGTTTGAAGAGAGAGCATGGAGGAACAAGACCCCCATTTTGAGGAACAGTGAGGGGAGGGGAGTCCCCCTTTCCCCGAAGAAGTTGGCAAAGGCGGTTTCTGAGGAGGGGATCGAGGTAGTTCATCTCATTGGCTCTTCTCTCCTCAAAGTATTCTTGAAACTTAAAGAGAGGTTTTCCTCTCCCCCCCGGCTTCTTCTTTCCCAGTGGGTTCATATTGGTGGAGAGGAGCAGAAGCTGTTTCAATTGATGAACAAGGGGGTTATCGATCAGATCGTCGTTCCTACCCGCTGGCTGAGAAACGCCTTTATCGCTTCTGGCTTTGCCCCTACTTCCGTCTCCCTTGTCCCTCCCGGGGTAGACCTCATCCGGTTCGATTATAAAATCCCTCCTTATAAGTTTTATGAGGAATTCAACCTCCCCCCGGAGATGATACTTATCGGTTGCTTCAATGCGATCGAGGACGGTAAGGGACATGATGTGCTGATCGACGCGGCACCGAAGGTTATAGAGAAGGTTCCGGAAACAGTTTTCATCATCGCGGGTGAGGGTAAGAGAAAAGAGAAGATAGAGAGAAGGGTGGCTAAAGAGGGACTTGAGGAGAAGTTCATCTTTACCGGTTTCAGAGAGGATCTTCCTCATATCCTTTCCGCAATCAATCTCCTGGTTATGCCGGCGACCTCAGGGGTTTCTCCATCCTCTGTTTTGGAGGCGATGGCTATGGCTAAACCGGTGGTGGCAACCCAACTTCCGGGGATTACCGAGGTGGTGGCAGATGGAGGAAGCGGTATCCTCGTCCCCCCAGGCGATGCGGACGCTCTCTCCGATGCTATCCTCTCTTTGGTGAAGAGGAAGAACAAGCTTAAGAGCTTCGGCAAGAGGGGGCGGAAGATCGTTGAGGAGAATTTCGATATGAAGTTGATAGCCAAAGAGATGGAAAGGGTTTACGCCAAGCTCGTCGAGGAAGGGAAGTAG
- a CDS encoding bifunctional nuclease family protein, translating into MELVKMEIKGLMLDPVSNMPIVILKEVNSNQLLPIWIGVFEANAIMIQLENISTPRPMTHDLMRSILDQLNVIVEKIVVTELKNNTYFALIHLEVDGRKYTIDARPSDAIALALRTGSPIYANREVIEQAQKMEVSEEGSESERIKKWFEDLDAEDFGKYKM; encoded by the coding sequence ATGGAGCTGGTGAAAATGGAGATAAAGGGATTGATGCTCGATCCGGTGAGTAATATGCCGATAGTCATCCTCAAAGAGGTTAACAGCAACCAGCTCCTCCCCATTTGGATCGGGGTATTCGAGGCAAACGCCATTATGATCCAGCTGGAGAACATATCCACCCCTCGTCCGATGACCCACGATCTAATGCGCAGCATCCTTGATCAGCTCAATGTGATAGTGGAGAAGATCGTGGTTACCGAGCTTAAGAATAATACCTACTTCGCCCTCATTCATCTTGAGGTGGATGGGAGGAAATATACCATAGATGCAAGACCCAGTGATGCCATTGCCCTTGCCCTCCGTACTGGGTCCCCCATCTATGCCAATCGTGAGGTCATAGAGCAGGCGCAGAAGATGGAGGTTTCTGAGGAAGGAAGCGAGTCGGAGAGAATAAAGAAGTGGTTTGAGGACCTTGACGCTGAGGATTTTGGCAAGTATAAGATGTGA
- the miaB gene encoding tRNA (N6-isopentenyl adenosine(37)-C2)-methylthiotransferase MiaB: MKRYLIITFGCQMNVHDSEVLGGILSSIGFRPASSEEEADIILLNTCSVRKKAVDKVFTKLGRLAKLKRKKPGLILGVVGCTAQQLGEKIIKRAPYVDLVLGTEREFGIADLIPRVEQGEKVVDITMAGFSPEPPTGCVRRGSDFQAYVTVSRGCNNFCSYCIVPYVRGRERSRPAKSILKEVRELAEKGYKEVTLLGQNVNSYRDPDDARIDFVRLLHLVHDVPGISWIRFITSHPKDFTRDLAKTMKELPKVCSYLHLPIQSGSSRILALMNRGYTKEEYLEKIGWVKEELPGVTLSSDMIVGFPGETDEDFKETMDVVEKVRFDVIFSFKYSPRPFTKAAELPDSVPNEVKTARLIALQRRQREIQIERNKELVGKELTVLVDGVSKRDEKAVSGRTEGNKVVNFKGGRELIGEFVRVKIIRAGPNSLYGERLE, translated from the coding sequence ATGAAGCGCTATTTGATCATAACCTTTGGTTGTCAGATGAATGTTCATGATTCCGAGGTATTGGGGGGTATTCTCTCCTCGATCGGTTTTCGCCCTGCATCATCCGAGGAGGAAGCGGATATCATCCTTTTAAATACTTGCAGTGTCAGGAAGAAGGCGGTGGACAAGGTGTTCACCAAACTTGGTAGATTGGCTAAATTAAAACGAAAGAAACCGGGTCTTATCCTGGGGGTGGTGGGCTGTACTGCCCAGCAACTTGGAGAGAAGATCATAAAGCGGGCGCCATATGTGGACCTTGTCTTGGGTACAGAGAGGGAGTTTGGCATAGCCGATCTCATCCCCAGAGTGGAACAAGGGGAGAAGGTGGTAGATATTACTATGGCTGGTTTTTCTCCCGAACCACCGACCGGATGTGTAAGGCGGGGCTCTGATTTTCAAGCCTATGTGACCGTTAGTAGAGGATGCAACAACTTCTGTTCTTATTGCATCGTCCCTTATGTGAGGGGGAGAGAGCGGTCGCGCCCGGCGAAAAGCATCTTAAAGGAAGTTAGGGAGCTGGCGGAAAAGGGATACAAAGAAGTCACCCTACTGGGACAGAATGTCAACTCCTACCGCGATCCCGATGACGCGAGGATAGATTTCGTCCGTCTTCTTCATCTGGTTCACGATGTTCCTGGTATTTCCTGGATCAGGTTTATCACCTCTCATCCCAAGGATTTTACCCGAGATCTGGCGAAGACAATGAAAGAGCTTCCCAAAGTTTGTTCTTATCTCCATCTTCCCATTCAATCGGGCTCAAGCCGGATACTCGCTTTGATGAATAGAGGATACACCAAGGAGGAGTACCTGGAGAAGATAGGGTGGGTGAAGGAGGAGCTTCCTGGAGTAACCCTAAGTAGTGATATGATCGTCGGCTTTCCCGGTGAGACCGACGAGGATTTTAAAGAGACGATGGATGTGGTAGAAAAGGTGCGCTTCGATGTCATCTTCTCCTTTAAGTACTCTCCAAGGCCCTTCACCAAGGCGGCGGAACTTCCCGACTCCGTTCCCAATGAGGTGAAGACCGCTCGCCTCATCGCCCTCCAGAGAAGGCAGAGGGAGATTCAGATCGAGCGGAATAAGGAGTTGGTGGGGAAGGAGCTCACCGTGCTGGTCGATGGGGTGAGCAAGCGGGATGAGAAGGCGGTTTCGGGAAGGACTGAGGGCAATAAGGTGGTCAACTTCAAAGGAGGAAGAGAGCTTATTGGCGAGTTTGTGCGGGTAAAGATCATCCGGGCTGGTCCCAATAGCCTTTATGGGGAGAGATTGGAATAA
- a CDS encoding metallophosphoesterase family protein translates to MKLAIFSDVHGNLEALTAVLKAVEEEEPDRYIFLGDIVGYGANPNECCKLVFDVVDMMVLGNHDAACVGKLTLQWFNPVAQAALMWTMEILDERYLKRLSKVPYKRKMGELFFSHALPHRPQSFDYDDNLFNVLTSFEKLSSQVWASFYGHSHRAIAFAKAREQSSDFKVLPPSDLYLDRDLVYLLNVGSVGQPRDGDPRASYAIYDTRKKFFTVKRVEYDVEKAGEKILKAGLPQVLRDRLLMGM, encoded by the coding sequence GTGAAGCTGGCTATTTTCTCTGATGTTCATGGAAATCTTGAGGCGCTTACCGCAGTTCTCAAGGCTGTGGAGGAAGAGGAACCGGATCGCTATATATTCCTCGGAGACATAGTTGGTTATGGAGCAAACCCCAACGAATGCTGTAAGCTGGTCTTCGATGTGGTTGATATGATGGTTCTTGGGAATCACGATGCTGCCTGTGTGGGTAAGCTCACCCTCCAATGGTTCAACCCAGTGGCGCAAGCAGCGTTGATGTGGACGATGGAGATTCTCGACGAGAGATACTTAAAACGGCTCTCCAAGGTGCCCTATAAGAGGAAAATGGGGGAGCTTTTCTTCTCCCATGCCCTTCCCCATAGACCGCAAAGCTTCGATTACGATGACAACCTTTTTAATGTGTTGACCTCGTTTGAGAAGTTATCTTCTCAGGTTTGGGCGTCCTTCTACGGACATAGTCATCGTGCCATAGCGTTTGCCAAAGCAAGGGAGCAGTCGAGCGACTTCAAAGTGTTACCTCCATCAGATCTTTATCTGGATAGAGATCTGGTATATCTCTTGAATGTGGGGAGTGTGGGGCAACCCCGAGATGGGGATCCGAGGGCTTCTTATGCCATCTACGATACCAGGAAGAAGTTCTTTACCGTAAAGAGGGTAGAGTACGATGTAGAAAAGGCGGGGGAGAAGATTTTAAAGGCAGGTCTTCCCCAGGTTCTCCGGGACCGTCTACTTATGGGGATGTGA
- a CDS encoding cytidine deaminase, with protein MRKMNEQEAIKLLAEARKAIEVSYAPCSGFRVGAAILTGGGRVYRGANIESPSLTQVFCAERVALLSALMASERDFIAIAIASEGGRLTPPCGLCRQMLFEFAPDILIIMEEEGRPKIMKLSELLPLPFELQE; from the coding sequence ATGCGGAAGATGAACGAACAGGAAGCGATTAAGCTTCTTGCCGAGGCGAGGAAGGCGATCGAGGTGAGTTATGCCCCTTGTTCCGGTTTTCGAGTAGGAGCTGCCATCCTTACCGGAGGAGGGAGGGTATATCGCGGAGCGAATATCGAATCTCCCTCTCTAACCCAGGTCTTCTGTGCCGAGCGAGTGGCGCTTCTTTCCGCCCTTATGGCTTCGGAACGAGATTTTATCGCCATTGCCATCGCGAGTGAGGGAGGAAGGCTTACTCCCCCTTGTGGTCTTTGTCGCCAGATGCTTTTTGAGTTTGCTCCTGATATATTAATTATTATGGAGGAGGAAGGGCGTCCCAAGATTATGAAGTTGTCCGAGCTTCTTCCCCTTCCCTTTGAGTTGCAAGAGTAG
- a CDS encoding purine-nucleoside phosphorylase — protein MIPLMEKAKRTAEEIEQGFDFEAQVGVILGSGYSSLVSEEELIARLPYSELFFFPAREGEAPKGELLLAEISGIKVVIFRKRLHYYEGLGLLTSCYPVFLTKNLGADHLLLTNAAGALSPSLDPGDLMLITDHINLIGDPLLEIPSELRDPPFLDLSSCYYPSLIQLGEEIFSELNLRGKKGVLVAVSGPSYETPAEVRRLRMIGGDAVCMSTVPEAVVACYLGIKVAGLSLISNRAGHPALSHDDVLRRVRERSGIIRKFIRRFIARCGR, from the coding sequence ATGATCCCCTTGATGGAGAAGGCGAAGAGGACAGCGGAGGAGATAGAACAGGGCTTTGATTTTGAGGCTCAGGTGGGGGTGATCCTTGGTTCGGGTTATTCCTCCTTGGTTTCGGAAGAGGAGCTGATTGCTCGTCTTCCTTATTCTGAGCTTTTCTTTTTCCCCGCTCGTGAAGGAGAAGCCCCGAAGGGGGAGCTTCTCCTCGCCGAGATTTCCGGAATAAAAGTGGTCATCTTCAGAAAAAGGCTTCATTACTATGAAGGCTTAGGGCTTCTTACCTCTTGTTATCCGGTCTTTCTCACGAAAAACCTTGGTGCGGATCATCTTCTCCTTACCAATGCTGCTGGTGCTCTTTCTCCTTCGCTTGATCCTGGCGATCTGATGCTCATTACCGATCATATAAACCTAATCGGCGATCCTTTGCTTGAGATACCGAGTGAATTACGCGACCCTCCTTTTCTTGATCTTTCCTCCTGTTATTATCCATCCCTGATCCAGTTAGGGGAGGAGATATTCTCCGAGCTAAACCTCAGAGGAAAGAAGGGGGTGCTGGTGGCGGTAAGTGGTCCTTCTTATGAGACCCCGGCTGAGGTGAGGAGGCTTAGGATGATAGGAGGTGATGCGGTCTGTATGTCCACCGTTCCTGAGGCGGTGGTGGCGTGCTATCTTGGGATTAAGGTTGCTGGTCTTTCCCTGATCTCGAATAGGGCAGGGCATCCCGCGCTCTCTCATGATGATGTGTTAAGGCGGGTTAGAGAACGAAGCGGAATCATCCGAAAGTTCATAAGGAGGTTCATCGCGAGATGCGGAAGATGA